One genomic segment of Belonocnema kinseyi isolate 2016_QV_RU_SX_M_011 chromosome 2, B_treatae_v1, whole genome shotgun sequence includes these proteins:
- the LOC117168128 gene encoding proteasome subunit alpha type-2 has translation MASERYSFSLTTFSPSGKLVQIEYALAAVAAGAPSVGIKASNGIVLATENKHKSILYDEHSVNKVEMITKHIGMVYSGMGPDYRLLVKQARKMAQQYYLVYQEPIPTAQLVQRVAMLMQEYTQSGGVRPFGVSLLICGWDNGRPYLFQCDPSGAYFAWKATAMGKNFINGKTFLEKRYSEDLELDDAVHTAILTLKEGFEGQMTADNIEVGICDANGFRRLDPSNVKDYLANIP, from the exons ATGGCATCTGAGCGTTATAGTTTTTCTTTAACAACATTCAG CCCTTCGGGGAAGTTGGTACAGATTGAATATGCTCTCGCAGCAGTGGCCGCTGGAGCTCCTAGCGTTGGCATTAAGGCGTCGAATGGGATCGTCCTTGCCACAGAAAACAAACATAAATCTATACTTTATGATGAGCACAGCGTGAACAAAGTTGAGATGATTACCAAGCACATCGGCATGGTCTACAGTGGAATGGGACCGGATTATCGTTTGCTTGTAAAGCAAGCACGTAAAATGGCACAGCAGTACTATCTGGTGTATCAAGAACCGATTCCAACTGCTCAACTTGTTCAGCGAGTTGCTATGTTGATGCAAGAGTACACGCAATCGGG AGGCGTGCGACCCTTCGGCGTATCTCTGCTGATCTGTGGATGGGACAATGGAAGACCTTATCTCTTCCAGTGTGATCCGTCGGGTGCGTATTTTGCGTGGAAGGCAACAGCAATGGGAAAAAACTTCATCAATGGCAAGACTTTCCTTGAGAAACGATACAGCGAAGATTTAGAGCTGGACGACGCCGTTCACACTGCCATTTTGACTCTGAAGGAGGGCTTTGAAGGTCAGATGACTGCTGATAACATCGAAGTTGGTATCTGTGATGCTAACGGTTTTCGAAGATTAGACCCCTCTAATGTCAAGGATTACCTAGCCAACATCCcctaa
- the LOC117168078 gene encoding tRNA pseudouridine synthase A isoform X1: MLRILKFRGILPDYCNLCRISIKKMSTQVDSAVHESQEIITDIKKRVQVDDNEENLAKKPKVEGEARIKKRNFAMMLGYLGKNYYGMQRNPGMDTIEESLINALLKADLINSEAFDVIQTIQFQRAARTDKGVSAARQVVSLKLPEHANKEDINKFLPEDIRVFGLRRVTKGFNSKHQCDARTYAYTLPTYAFVEESPEILSTDFSEEEVEARIEKLSTINGKPFNEFRIPAESIERLKSILKLFEGTHNFYNFTSKVKPLDPRAKRYIMKFECSEPFIHEGMEFITLHVKGQSFMLHQIRKMVGLVVGIARKVAPEEVVDLAFTGDKCDIPIVPGLGLVLNIVHYDYYNNKFGKDGIHEKLDWVECDKEVQEFHQGYIQKYITQTEIKEKSFLNWLGSLPFHTFSQRENHRNRTNNDNSESVVE, from the exons ATGCTTCGTATATTAAAGTTTAGAGGAATTCTCCCCGATTACTGCAATTTAT gcagaatttctattaaaaaaatgtccaccCAAGTAGACAGTGCAGTTCATGAAAGTCAAGAAATTATCACTGATATTAAAAAGCGGGTTCAGGTGGACGATAATGaagaaaatttggcaaaaaaacCAAAAGTGGAAGGGGAAGCTAgaattaaaaaacgtaattttgcaATGATGTTGGGGTATCTTGGTAAAAATTACTATGGGATGCAAAGAAATCCCGGCATGGACACTATAGAAGAAAGTTTGATCAATGCTTTATTAAAAGCAGATCTTATAAACTCAGAAGCTTTTGATGTCATTCAGACGATACAGTTTCAAAGAGCAGCTCGAACTGATAAAGGAGTTTCGGCAGCTAGACAAGTTGTCTCTCTCAAACTGC CCGAACACGCAAATAAGGAAGATATTAATAAGTTCTTACCAGAGGATATTAGAGTATTTGGACTTAGAAGAGTAACGAAAGGCTTTAACAGCAAACATCAGTGTGATGCACGAACATATGCATACACTCTCCCAACATATGCATTTGTTGAAGAAAGCCCTGAAATTTTATCTACAGATTTTAGCGAAGAAGAAGTAGAGGCGAGGATAGAGAAATTATCGACGATAAATGGTAAACCATTCAATGAATTTCGAATACCAGCAGAATCGATTGAGCGACTGAAGTcaattctgaaattatttgaGGGAACTCATAATTTTTACAACTTTACCTCCAAAGT AAAACCATTAGATCCACGTGCAAAAAGGTACATTATGAAGTTCGAGTGCTCTGAACCTTTCATACACGAAGGTATGGAATTCATCACATTACACGTAAAAGGGCAGAGTTTTATGCTGCATCAAATTCGAAAAATGGTTGGCTTAGTCGTCGGAATTGCGAGGAAAGTCGCCCCAGAAGAGGTCGTTGATCTTGCATTTACAGGAGACAAATGCGATATTCCCATTGTACCTGGCTTGGGACTCGTTTTAAatata GTTCATTACGACTACTACAACAACAAATTCGGAAAGGACGGAATTCATGAAAAACTAGATTGGGTCGAGTGCGATAAAGAAGTTCAAGAGTTTCATCAaggatatattcaaaaatatattacgcAAACAGAGATCAAAGAAAAATC
- the LOC117168078 gene encoding tRNA pseudouridine synthase A isoform X2 has protein sequence MSTQVDSAVHESQEIITDIKKRVQVDDNEENLAKKPKVEGEARIKKRNFAMMLGYLGKNYYGMQRNPGMDTIEESLINALLKADLINSEAFDVIQTIQFQRAARTDKGVSAARQVVSLKLPEHANKEDINKFLPEDIRVFGLRRVTKGFNSKHQCDARTYAYTLPTYAFVEESPEILSTDFSEEEVEARIEKLSTINGKPFNEFRIPAESIERLKSILKLFEGTHNFYNFTSKVKPLDPRAKRYIMKFECSEPFIHEGMEFITLHVKGQSFMLHQIRKMVGLVVGIARKVAPEEVVDLAFTGDKCDIPIVPGLGLVLNIVHYDYYNNKFGKDGIHEKLDWVECDKEVQEFHQGYIQKYITQTEIKEKSFLNWLGSLPFHTFSQRENHRNRTNNDNSESVVE, from the exons atgtccaccCAAGTAGACAGTGCAGTTCATGAAAGTCAAGAAATTATCACTGATATTAAAAAGCGGGTTCAGGTGGACGATAATGaagaaaatttggcaaaaaaacCAAAAGTGGAAGGGGAAGCTAgaattaaaaaacgtaattttgcaATGATGTTGGGGTATCTTGGTAAAAATTACTATGGGATGCAAAGAAATCCCGGCATGGACACTATAGAAGAAAGTTTGATCAATGCTTTATTAAAAGCAGATCTTATAAACTCAGAAGCTTTTGATGTCATTCAGACGATACAGTTTCAAAGAGCAGCTCGAACTGATAAAGGAGTTTCGGCAGCTAGACAAGTTGTCTCTCTCAAACTGC CCGAACACGCAAATAAGGAAGATATTAATAAGTTCTTACCAGAGGATATTAGAGTATTTGGACTTAGAAGAGTAACGAAAGGCTTTAACAGCAAACATCAGTGTGATGCACGAACATATGCATACACTCTCCCAACATATGCATTTGTTGAAGAAAGCCCTGAAATTTTATCTACAGATTTTAGCGAAGAAGAAGTAGAGGCGAGGATAGAGAAATTATCGACGATAAATGGTAAACCATTCAATGAATTTCGAATACCAGCAGAATCGATTGAGCGACTGAAGTcaattctgaaattatttgaGGGAACTCATAATTTTTACAACTTTACCTCCAAAGT AAAACCATTAGATCCACGTGCAAAAAGGTACATTATGAAGTTCGAGTGCTCTGAACCTTTCATACACGAAGGTATGGAATTCATCACATTACACGTAAAAGGGCAGAGTTTTATGCTGCATCAAATTCGAAAAATGGTTGGCTTAGTCGTCGGAATTGCGAGGAAAGTCGCCCCAGAAGAGGTCGTTGATCTTGCATTTACAGGAGACAAATGCGATATTCCCATTGTACCTGGCTTGGGACTCGTTTTAAatata GTTCATTACGACTACTACAACAACAAATTCGGAAAGGACGGAATTCATGAAAAACTAGATTGGGTCGAGTGCGATAAAGAAGTTCAAGAGTTTCATCAaggatatattcaaaaatatattacgcAAACAGAGATCAAAGAAAAATC